From the genome of Pseudobacteriovorax antillogorgiicola, one region includes:
- a CDS encoding GNAT family N-acyltransferase: MHLKGRPLAGQEILEAQHLLYQVYCEQLQWLPPEGNKSAWHLAKNPFGSSLADDFDMVAHWFGVRDGDQLVAVARAIKPVDNQLEVERYHSIPGFLRKSPSKNIELNRFAIDERYQDSQAIVWLALLCFEFISRQSASYVMIAPTVPSPADLLASLGFQEPDAASRFRYHPGDQDEVALMYLDASNAVLIEAMIAKCRGLLNL; the protein is encoded by the coding sequence ATGCATCTCAAGGGACGGCCGCTAGCGGGGCAAGAGATTTTAGAAGCTCAGCATCTTCTCTATCAGGTCTATTGCGAGCAACTTCAATGGCTTCCGCCAGAAGGAAATAAATCGGCTTGGCATCTTGCGAAAAACCCCTTCGGATCGTCTTTGGCAGATGATTTTGATATGGTCGCTCATTGGTTTGGGGTACGGGATGGCGACCAGCTTGTTGCTGTGGCTAGAGCTATCAAGCCAGTTGATAACCAGTTGGAAGTGGAACGCTACCATAGCATCCCGGGCTTCCTAAGAAAGAGCCCGTCTAAAAATATCGAACTAAATCGCTTTGCCATTGATGAACGTTACCAGGACTCTCAGGCTATTGTGTGGCTGGCGTTGCTATGTTTTGAGTTTATCTCTCGCCAATCAGCGAGCTACGTTATGATTGCACCTACCGTTCCTTCACCAGCGGATTTACTGGCAAGTTTAGGCTTCCAAGAACCAGATGCAGCTTCGAGATTTCGCTACCATCCTGGTGATCAGGATGAGGTTGCCTTGATGTACCTTGATGCTAGTAATGCAGTTTTGATCGAGGCAATGATAGCTAAGTGCCGCGGCCTTTTGAATTTGTAA
- a CDS encoding lytic transglycosylase domain-containing protein yields the protein MKYLVGALSLLYSALACSFPSAPVIDRQVWFWEQVFKDYRSHQVLIHDADRPHLIVDVIDLPKRELSRKEERELVKGYLERYETGVKRFGDLGQRAYLMGAIEKRLLQVYKQRPEALKALMKGNVNLRSQKGLADKFKIAMKRSQTLLPHMERIFKKHGLPSDLTRIAFVESMFNTKAISKVGASGLWQFMPATGRRFLIINGHIDERNSPLKATRAAARLLRTNYKKLGNWPLAITAYNHGAAGMNRGARRLKTKRLSKMITHYSSPSFGFASKNFYAEFLAARKVYSSHMRKMKLRPKPLPVQMVKLRKKVPLDSLIRNTPLSTKMIRQYNPCIKPHAFRRSKRAYLPRNYELYVPRKLAMRVNRSLERL from the coding sequence ATGAAGTATCTTGTTGGGGCCTTAAGCCTTCTTTACTCAGCACTAGCTTGCAGCTTTCCATCAGCTCCCGTGATCGACCGTCAGGTTTGGTTCTGGGAGCAGGTCTTTAAAGACTATCGAAGCCACCAAGTTTTGATTCACGATGCCGATCGACCCCATCTTATTGTAGACGTGATCGATTTGCCAAAGCGAGAACTCAGTCGTAAAGAAGAGCGGGAATTGGTGAAAGGCTATCTGGAACGCTACGAGACCGGAGTCAAGCGGTTCGGTGATCTGGGGCAAAGAGCTTATCTGATGGGGGCCATCGAAAAACGCTTGCTTCAGGTCTACAAGCAGCGACCGGAAGCCCTGAAAGCCCTCATGAAGGGTAATGTCAATCTTCGAAGCCAAAAGGGTTTGGCGGATAAGTTTAAGATCGCTATGAAGCGCTCGCAGACTCTATTACCCCATATGGAGCGAATCTTTAAAAAGCATGGCCTTCCGAGCGATCTCACGCGCATCGCATTTGTGGAATCGATGTTCAACACCAAGGCTATTTCAAAAGTGGGGGCATCGGGGCTCTGGCAGTTTATGCCAGCTACTGGCCGACGCTTTTTGATTATCAATGGTCATATCGATGAAAGAAACTCGCCTCTCAAGGCCACTCGGGCTGCGGCGAGGCTGTTGCGGACCAACTACAAGAAGCTTGGTAATTGGCCCCTTGCGATTACAGCCTATAATCACGGCGCTGCTGGTATGAACCGGGGAGCGCGAAGGTTAAAGACCAAGCGACTCTCTAAGATGATCACTCATTACTCTTCTCCTAGCTTCGGATTTGCTAGCAAGAACTTCTATGCCGAATTTTTAGCAGCCCGCAAGGTTTATAGTAGCCACATGCGTAAGATGAAGCTAAGGCCCAAGCCATTGCCGGTGCAAATGGTTAAGCTAAGGAAAAAGGTACCATTAGATTCACTGATTCGTAATACACCCCTCAGCACTAAGATGATTCGCCAGTACAATCCCTGTATCAAGCCACACGCTTTCCGCCGTAGCAAGCGCGCTTACCTGCCCAGAAACTACGAATTGTACGTGCCCAGGAAACTAGCCATGCGAGTCAATCGTTCATTGGAGCGTCTCTAG
- a CDS encoding fatty acid cis/trans isomerase has product MTVKKRLKPSVWISYASNMMFLILWGTLAQASEVTSQLYPKAQKVLNQRCIACHSCYGSPCQINLNSYEGIMRGGLADPIYDGMRLTPQDPTRLFIDADTPEEWQKKHNFFPIVNPKLKTSSLLTQSTELGRSRGLNYRNYQFDAKNNLQCPKQDAWSAFAKDHVKRGMPFGFPALTTAEQSALTSWANAGFPGESHADQTLIQGMDQKLQKTIRDWEAWLGGVAIKQRIVSRYLYEHWFLAHIHFENHDDKFFRIVRSSTPWPQEIKEIASVRPFDDPKVERLYYRFRPVRGEIMHKNHIVFELSEENKSFYNRHLLHGNWVFEPKSFPSYEPDKAANPLLTFKDMPLEGRYRFLLRNALYFTQSYIRGPVCEGQVAVNVIRDHFMIAFVDPDSDISIQDPNFLISANSYLSLPASGQSSPFESYYAAYNEKQRKYAKFRADQFRKKHLALTPNSLWDGDGFDRDALLTVFRHFDNSSVLRGAWGGSPRTVWVMDYPIFERMYYLLVAGFNVFDNVFHQSATRLYMDNLRVESENNFLYLLPESVREKVRAHWYEGKDAWETIQEDHPLHSASYRYQSLLEPTATAHPRKIVEVSWSKILQSRLSAVAPKEDPFHCCVLNARKKTPRNELETAMQAFTSHQQGFAQHLPEAMLISLYNESGKDTILFANKLSSHSNMAFMFNEKERRQPEYDRVIVTKDWVGSYPNLIFHGSPKTFTNMVMELRTATEKLDVYNILGKYWLTRDTPNFWVIFDRIHHSLKSKFPLVYGRLDLSKYENIYKVPKQLGSIKSASNTLDSSIRPTDK; this is encoded by the coding sequence ATGACCGTCAAGAAAAGATTGAAGCCCAGCGTTTGGATTTCTTACGCATCGAACATGATGTTTCTTATCCTTTGGGGAACTTTGGCACAGGCGAGCGAAGTTACATCTCAACTTTACCCCAAGGCTCAAAAGGTTTTGAACCAACGTTGTATCGCTTGCCATAGCTGTTACGGATCACCTTGCCAAATCAATCTCAATAGCTACGAAGGCATCATGCGCGGCGGCCTAGCAGATCCGATTTACGATGGCATGCGATTGACCCCACAAGACCCTACGCGACTCTTCATCGATGCCGACACCCCCGAGGAATGGCAGAAAAAACATAATTTTTTTCCCATAGTGAACCCCAAGCTCAAGACTTCCAGTTTACTGACGCAATCAACAGAACTGGGAAGATCCCGCGGTTTGAACTACCGCAACTATCAATTCGACGCTAAAAACAACCTGCAATGCCCGAAGCAAGACGCCTGGTCGGCATTTGCCAAGGACCACGTCAAACGGGGGATGCCTTTTGGCTTTCCAGCACTGACAACAGCAGAGCAATCAGCCTTGACTAGCTGGGCCAATGCTGGATTTCCAGGAGAGAGCCACGCAGATCAAACCTTAATTCAGGGAATGGATCAAAAATTACAAAAGACCATCCGAGACTGGGAAGCCTGGCTGGGTGGTGTTGCAATCAAGCAACGAATCGTGAGTCGGTATTTGTATGAGCACTGGTTTCTGGCTCATATTCACTTTGAAAACCACGACGATAAATTCTTCAGGATCGTACGATCAAGCACACCTTGGCCTCAGGAGATCAAAGAAATTGCGTCCGTCCGCCCCTTCGACGATCCCAAAGTCGAGCGTCTCTACTATCGATTTCGCCCCGTCCGCGGGGAAATTATGCATAAGAATCATATCGTTTTCGAGCTAAGTGAAGAGAACAAATCTTTCTACAATCGCCACCTGCTCCACGGTAATTGGGTATTCGAACCCAAGTCCTTCCCCTCCTACGAGCCTGACAAGGCCGCCAACCCACTTCTTACCTTCAAAGATATGCCTTTAGAAGGCCGCTATCGATTCCTACTCAGAAATGCTTTGTACTTCACACAGAGCTACATTCGTGGCCCAGTTTGCGAGGGGCAGGTGGCTGTAAACGTGATCCGAGATCATTTTATGATCGCTTTCGTCGACCCTGACAGCGACATATCCATCCAAGACCCCAACTTCCTTATCTCTGCTAATTCATACTTGTCTTTGCCCGCCAGCGGGCAGTCCTCCCCATTCGAATCCTACTACGCTGCCTATAATGAAAAACAACGGAAATATGCAAAATTTAGAGCCGATCAGTTTCGAAAAAAGCATCTAGCCCTGACCCCCAATAGCTTGTGGGATGGCGATGGCTTCGATCGCGACGCTCTTCTAACAGTTTTTAGACATTTCGATAATTCAAGTGTTCTACGTGGCGCTTGGGGGGGTAGCCCAAGAACTGTGTGGGTCATGGATTATCCGATCTTTGAAAGAATGTACTATCTACTCGTCGCAGGCTTTAACGTGTTCGACAACGTTTTTCACCAGTCCGCGACCCGTCTCTATATGGATAACTTAAGAGTCGAATCGGAAAATAACTTTCTGTACCTTCTACCAGAATCTGTAAGGGAAAAGGTCAGAGCTCATTGGTACGAAGGCAAGGATGCATGGGAAACTATCCAAGAAGATCATCCTTTGCACAGTGCATCGTACCGTTATCAATCGCTGCTAGAGCCTACCGCGACAGCCCATCCTCGCAAGATAGTTGAAGTTAGCTGGAGTAAAATTCTGCAATCTAGACTTTCTGCGGTTGCGCCAAAGGAAGATCCATTTCATTGCTGCGTTTTGAATGCTAGAAAGAAAACTCCCCGAAACGAACTAGAGACCGCCATGCAGGCATTTACAAGCCATCAGCAAGGCTTTGCTCAGCATCTCCCCGAAGCTATGCTGATTTCTCTATATAACGAGTCTGGCAAGGACACGATTCTATTTGCCAATAAACTTAGCTCTCACAGCAACATGGCGTTCATGTTCAACGAGAAGGAGCGACGACAACCAGAATACGACCGGGTTATCGTGACGAAAGACTGGGTGGGCAGCTATCCTAATTTGATCTTTCACGGCAGTCCTAAGACATTTACAAACATGGTGATGGAGCTGAGAACGGCCACGGAAAAACTAGACGTCTACAACATCCTTGGCAAGTACTGGCTAACTCGGGACACCCCAAATTTTTGGGTCATCTTTGACCGCATCCACCATTCACTCAAGTCCAAGTTTCCTCTTGTTTATGGCCGTTTAGATTTGAGCAAGTATGAAAATATATACAAGGTTCCTAAGCAATTAGGTTCTATCAAAAGTGCATCAAATACTTTGGATTCATCGATTCGCCCCACTGACAAATAA
- a CDS encoding CHASE3 domain-containing protein: MPLRTAKIPIYLTLVSLCTTIMCIFFLVNRSAWDAHTRDAIGKMTEIEKLVIDLETGLRGYLLTGKIEFLDPYFAAKVVLSNRLSELHDFVSDNQPQQAVISRINVLIDSWFKNVAEPKIRFRRNAGESSQIPPEITQMLISKIGKKTVDKIRLETAFFKDQERLLLVERKRAKDLAVVSLTLSTVLVSISAIFVLVINRRKEVEWARSILKKHRELEQANLEVNAALQARSDFITIMSHEFRTPLTTIIGYGELITENTKENDFHMLASDMEAILDSSRYLLAMVEDILDYAQISHNEYSIDKKNINVDEFFKGISSTCKMVSQKYGNEFTFVNDLNLSQLFIDPIRIRQIIINIVNNANRFTENGKIKVSLSHQRNRFEILISDTGCGIDRNDQARIFEPFVQINRDDSLRGTGLGLTLCKKLAEAMGGNIRILSEKGRGSTFVISFPLELVTSHKNMAA, from the coding sequence ATGCCACTTCGCACTGCAAAAATTCCGATATACCTAACCCTTGTATCTCTTTGTACAACTATCATGTGCATATTCTTTCTAGTGAATCGCTCAGCCTGGGACGCTCATACGAGAGATGCTATCGGGAAGATGACAGAGATCGAAAAGCTGGTGATCGATTTGGAAACTGGGCTACGTGGATACTTACTAACTGGAAAGATAGAGTTTTTGGATCCCTATTTTGCTGCGAAGGTAGTACTGTCTAATAGACTATCAGAACTTCATGACTTCGTTAGCGACAATCAGCCACAGCAAGCAGTGATCTCTCGCATAAATGTACTTATTGATAGCTGGTTCAAAAATGTAGCAGAACCTAAAATAAGGTTTCGGCGGAATGCAGGGGAAAGCTCTCAAATTCCCCCAGAGATCACTCAGATGCTAATTTCAAAGATTGGCAAGAAAACTGTCGATAAAATCAGATTAGAAACAGCTTTCTTCAAGGATCAGGAGCGCCTACTTTTAGTGGAAAGAAAAAGGGCCAAAGATCTAGCTGTGGTCTCTTTAACCCTATCGACAGTGCTCGTTTCGATTTCAGCCATATTTGTCTTGGTTATTAACAGGAGAAAAGAAGTCGAGTGGGCTCGTTCAATTTTAAAGAAGCATCGGGAATTGGAACAAGCAAATTTAGAGGTCAATGCTGCGCTACAAGCAAGGTCGGACTTCATCACGATCATGAGTCATGAATTCAGAACACCCTTGACTACAATTATCGGATATGGGGAGTTGATCACTGAAAACACCAAAGAAAACGATTTTCATATGCTAGCTTCGGACATGGAAGCTATTCTAGATTCAAGTCGCTATCTGCTCGCGATGGTGGAAGACATTCTGGATTATGCACAGATCTCTCACAATGAATACTCCATTGACAAGAAAAATATCAATGTCGATGAGTTCTTCAAAGGTATTTCTAGCACTTGCAAAATGGTGTCTCAAAAGTATGGCAATGAATTTACCTTCGTCAATGATTTAAATCTCTCACAGCTGTTTATAGATCCCATTCGTATAAGGCAGATTATTATAAATATTGTCAATAACGCCAACAGATTCACTGAAAACGGGAAGATCAAGGTAAGCCTGAGTCACCAACGAAACCGATTTGAAATTCTCATATCCGACACGGGCTGTGGAATTGATAGGAATGACCAAGCCAGAATTTTTGAGCCCTTTGTCCAGATCAACCGCGATGATAGCTTGCGTGGCACTGGCTTGGGCTTGACTCTTTGCAAAAAGCTCGCTGAAGCCATGGGCGGCAACATTCGAATTTTAAGTGAAAAGGGTAGGGGATCGACGTTTGTGATATCGTTTCCCCTTGAACTTGTGACAAGTCATAAAAATATGGCAGCGTAA
- a CDS encoding TAXI family TRAP transporter solute-binding subunit: MKFNSLIFCMSLVCSLELAAKTKFLKFTGGPTGGTFQLFSNSLSVRLSEKLPGVRVSNQASAGSTENLRKINRGRVDFGVVHSGDLFLGRQGKLSGDNKSYQDVLAMAVLYRSAAQLVVLKKSDIRSLADLKGKRIGIGGPGSGAAATAERFFRSVGLWDSIDRQFLGYSKAASAMKDGHLDAMWVVSGFPTRAIIELAATKSVRLLDLQAEADKKGFLAAYPFYQAITIKAKTYEGVDHDVRVFADSTVWVAGRKTDDSYVYKTLKEVYSKDGLAYLQSVIPSSRYMSPSTGIQGLKVPLHPGAKKFWQEMGQELTKEQL, encoded by the coding sequence ATGAAATTCAACTCTCTTATATTCTGCATGAGTCTTGTTTGCAGTTTAGAACTAGCTGCAAAAACCAAATTCCTAAAATTCACCGGAGGCCCCACTGGGGGAACATTCCAACTATTTTCCAACAGTCTGTCTGTCCGGCTCTCAGAGAAACTACCCGGGGTGCGAGTTTCCAACCAAGCCTCCGCAGGCTCCACGGAGAACCTGCGTAAGATCAACCGAGGCCGGGTGGACTTTGGTGTGGTTCATTCAGGGGATCTCTTTTTAGGGAGACAAGGCAAGTTATCAGGAGACAATAAAAGCTATCAGGATGTTCTGGCCATGGCTGTTCTCTATCGCTCTGCAGCTCAGCTGGTAGTCCTAAAAAAAAGTGATATTAGGTCTCTTGCTGACCTCAAAGGCAAGCGAATTGGCATAGGAGGCCCAGGCTCAGGTGCCGCAGCGACCGCAGAGCGATTTTTTCGGTCCGTAGGTCTTTGGGATTCCATTGACCGGCAGTTTCTAGGTTACAGCAAGGCCGCGAGTGCCATGAAGGACGGACACCTTGATGCCATGTGGGTGGTTTCTGGTTTCCCAACCCGTGCCATTATAGAATTGGCAGCAACGAAGTCGGTGCGGCTTTTAGATCTGCAAGCAGAAGCCGACAAAAAAGGCTTCCTGGCAGCATACCCCTTCTATCAGGCTATTACTATCAAGGCAAAAACCTATGAAGGCGTAGACCATGATGTGAGGGTTTTTGCTGATTCAACAGTCTGGGTCGCGGGCCGAAAAACAGATGACTCCTATGTGTATAAGACTCTCAAAGAAGTTTACTCGAAGGATGGCCTCGCCTATTTGCAGTCTGTGATTCCTTCTTCGCGATACATGTCGCCAAGCACAGGAATCCAAGGGCTGAAGGTCCCACTTCACCCTGGGGCGAAAAAGTTTTGGCAGGAGATGGGGCAAGAGCTTACTAAGGAACAGCTATGA
- a CDS encoding TRAP transporter permease, with product MTAFRQLWSDGPRQTLLALLSVAMVSFYVYTAAFAPLGPQYHRGIYVGISLVMIFLSYPSKLGTWVGKPIDVILIVAATGTVSYWMTQYEALNLRAGAENSTDFMVSCIGIVVALEASRRVLGFSFVLIALLMLGFAYAGPWMPEMIQHGGFEIEEIANYLFVSTGGVFGIMANVLATYVILFIFFGAFLEKSGGAKFFIDLPLALAGHKAGGPGKVSVIASGLFGSISGSAIANTVSTGSFTIPLMKKSGFKPEVAGAIEPAASIGGMFLPPIMGAGGFIMAELVERSYSDIMVIAILPALLYFLGVFFMIHFEAKRSGVTGLSPSELPDTRVVLKEGAWHGLPLLVIVISMILGRSAGYSAVLGIGACILVSWIIGKEPMKIPQILSAMIDGAKATLVIGATVGVIGVVVGVVDLTGIGLQISEMILSVAKGIELSQFIPGLVDIPATEINRYGQLLVTLILVAISSLVLGMGMPVTASYLVSAVLVVPAFTELGVSAIAAHMIVYWLSQDSNITPPVCVAAYAGAAIAKSDPWKTGWTAFRYAKMLYIMPILFAFHPEILLSGDWPNIALVYLGAIAGTVCFSSFVQGYLIEPLSPLGRSFMLGATALFFWGSILSIGIAVCLVFASKHHSAITSA from the coding sequence ATGACAGCCTTTAGGCAGCTTTGGAGCGATGGCCCAAGGCAAACCCTCTTGGCCTTGCTCTCCGTAGCTATGGTTAGCTTTTACGTCTATACCGCAGCGTTTGCTCCCCTTGGCCCCCAATATCATCGTGGTATCTATGTGGGAATCAGCCTCGTTATGATTTTTCTGAGCTATCCAAGCAAGCTCGGAACTTGGGTTGGGAAGCCTATCGACGTAATCTTGATCGTCGCGGCTACAGGCACTGTGAGCTACTGGATGACTCAATACGAAGCGCTGAACCTCCGCGCTGGTGCTGAAAACTCCACGGACTTTATGGTTTCCTGTATCGGCATTGTCGTGGCTCTGGAAGCCTCACGGCGAGTTCTTGGCTTCAGTTTCGTCCTAATAGCTCTGCTTATGCTTGGCTTTGCCTATGCTGGCCCGTGGATGCCAGAGATGATCCAACATGGAGGCTTCGAAATTGAGGAGATAGCTAATTACCTCTTTGTATCCACAGGCGGTGTATTCGGTATCATGGCAAATGTACTCGCCACCTATGTGATTCTCTTCATTTTCTTTGGGGCTTTTCTAGAAAAGTCGGGAGGCGCTAAATTTTTTATAGACCTCCCCCTGGCCCTAGCTGGTCATAAGGCAGGTGGTCCCGGAAAAGTCTCTGTGATTGCATCCGGTTTATTCGGTTCTATATCAGGAAGTGCGATCGCCAACACAGTTTCTACCGGCTCGTTCACCATCCCATTGATGAAGAAGTCAGGGTTTAAGCCTGAAGTCGCTGGAGCCATCGAGCCAGCAGCATCGATCGGTGGTATGTTTCTTCCTCCCATAATGGGGGCAGGAGGTTTCATTATGGCTGAGCTAGTGGAACGAAGTTACTCTGATATCATGGTGATTGCTATCCTCCCCGCCCTCCTTTATTTTCTTGGTGTTTTCTTTATGATTCATTTTGAAGCCAAACGATCTGGGGTTACCGGACTTTCGCCATCAGAGCTACCTGATACTAGAGTTGTTTTAAAAGAAGGCGCCTGGCATGGGCTGCCCTTGCTCGTCATTGTGATTAGTATGATCCTAGGTCGGTCAGCTGGCTACTCAGCCGTCTTAGGCATCGGGGCTTGCATTCTGGTCAGTTGGATCATCGGTAAAGAGCCGATGAAGATCCCTCAGATACTTTCAGCCATGATCGACGGGGCAAAAGCGACTCTAGTTATTGGTGCAACTGTCGGGGTGATTGGAGTGGTGGTCGGAGTTGTCGATCTTACCGGGATTGGTCTGCAAATTTCAGAGATGATCCTAAGCGTGGCTAAAGGCATCGAACTATCACAATTTATCCCAGGCTTGGTTGATATTCCGGCAACGGAAATCAATCGCTATGGCCAACTTCTGGTGACCTTGATCCTAGTTGCTATTTCGTCCCTGGTACTCGGTATGGGAATGCCGGTAACGGCATCCTATCTTGTAAGCGCAGTTTTGGTAGTACCCGCCTTCACCGAGCTCGGGGTTTCAGCCATTGCTGCTCATATGATCGTTTACTGGCTAAGCCAAGATTCAAATATCACGCCTCCAGTATGCGTTGCAGCCTATGCTGGTGCCGCCATTGCTAAATCGGATCCTTGGAAAACAGGTTGGACAGCATTTCGATATGCAAAAATGCTCTATATCATGCCCATCCTATTTGCATTCCACCCGGAGATTTTACTGTCTGGAGACTGGCCTAACATCGCTTTGGTATATCTTGGAGCTATTGCGGGAACAGTGTGCTTCTCTTCTTTTGTTCAGGGATATTTAATAGAACCCTTGAGTCCCTTGGGGCGGAGCTTTATGCTTGGAGCAACAGCTCTCTTTTTCTGGGGGAGTATCTTAAGCATAGGAATTGCCGTGTGCTTGGTCTTCGCGAGCAAACATCACAGCGCCATAACTAGTGCCTAG
- a CDS encoding GFA family protein gives MSVKVNPLHKLSCHCGAVEIQLTLPQGIHKPRRCNCSICMRRGTVVASVKLEDLKILKGKEKLSLYQFNTMTAKHYFCSICGIYTHHQRRSDPTEYGYNTACLEGVNSYEIKNVEMGDGVNHPKDRI, from the coding sequence ATGTCTGTTAAAGTAAATCCCCTACACAAGCTGTCGTGCCATTGCGGGGCTGTCGAGATCCAGTTGACGCTTCCCCAAGGCATTCATAAGCCAAGGCGATGCAATTGCTCCATATGTATGAGACGGGGAACGGTCGTCGCTTCGGTCAAGCTTGAGGACCTTAAAATTCTAAAAGGGAAAGAAAAGCTTAGCCTATATCAATTCAATACGATGACAGCAAAGCACTACTTTTGCTCAATATGCGGAATCTATACTCATCACCAGCGGCGATCTGATCCTACTGAATATGGCTATAACACCGCTTGTTTGGAGGGTGTCAACTCATATGAGATTAAAAATGTCGAGATGGGCGATGGTGTGAACCATCCTAAAGATCGAATCTGA
- a CDS encoding response regulator gives MATSVAKTVAIIDADPHYQQILSQYCLDAGFEVCKYETAEALFKDFALEKEFDLFLIDWDIKDGIKGPGITHRLRQDPRFALTPILVVSGTIADRDLALADEFFCMSFLAKPVTQNVFQKELENIFDEYEWYHTHYQMIHQALDLREDSQSSMKTIIDLLAQAPNPVPLSLLLADILWERGHYQACESLLVKLMDGDHRNVRMLTLMGKICMERKQNEDAYNYLKLADVLSPDNLERICHLGQLELQSKKADEALESFERGLKLDPNNKIAAAGKTVAQNLQDYIREKTPSLSRTLACLMNCIGITKVHGGAIDEGITHYKSALSFIVDRDAKTKLMFNIGYGYYRQSDYSMAIDWFNRSFEESRDTFQKARTYAKLLSRKSYSDEETNYITLCESDDLDEQNFEARTQELQDVLG, from the coding sequence ATGGCTACTTCCGTCGCTAAGACGGTCGCAATCATCGATGCCGACCCTCATTATCAACAGATTCTTAGCCAGTATTGTTTAGATGCTGGGTTCGAAGTCTGCAAATATGAAACTGCTGAAGCTCTATTCAAAGACTTTGCCCTTGAGAAAGAGTTCGATCTTTTTCTCATCGACTGGGATATCAAAGATGGTATCAAGGGTCCTGGTATCACCCATCGGCTTAGACAAGATCCACGGTTTGCTTTGACGCCGATTCTGGTGGTTTCGGGAACGATCGCAGATCGAGACCTGGCATTGGCGGATGAGTTTTTTTGCATGTCGTTCTTAGCAAAGCCTGTGACACAAAACGTTTTCCAAAAAGAGCTGGAGAATATTTTCGATGAGTATGAATGGTATCACACACACTACCAGATGATTCATCAGGCCTTAGACTTGCGGGAAGATTCCCAGTCTTCAATGAAAACTATCATCGATCTGCTGGCGCAAGCCCCTAATCCTGTGCCATTGAGCCTACTGCTTGCGGATATTCTTTGGGAGCGCGGCCATTATCAGGCCTGTGAGTCTCTATTAGTCAAGCTGATGGATGGTGATCATCGTAACGTTCGAATGCTGACCCTCATGGGAAAAATCTGTATGGAGCGCAAGCAGAACGAGGATGCCTATAACTATCTTAAGCTAGCTGATGTGCTGAGCCCAGATAATTTGGAGAGAATTTGTCATTTGGGTCAGCTGGAGCTTCAATCTAAGAAAGCTGATGAAGCCCTTGAGTCCTTTGAACGCGGCCTGAAACTTGACCCTAATAACAAAATCGCCGCTGCGGGCAAGACTGTAGCTCAAAACCTTCAAGATTATATAAGAGAGAAGACGCCTTCCCTGTCAAGAACCTTGGCTTGCTTGATGAACTGTATTGGTATCACGAAGGTTCATGGTGGAGCCATCGATGAAGGCATCACTCACTATAAGTCTGCTCTAAGTTTCATTGTTGATCGCGATGCGAAGACAAAGCTGATGTTTAACATCGGCTATGGCTATTATCGCCAGTCAGATTACAGTATGGCCATAGACTGGTTTAATCGATCTTTCGAAGAAAGTCGCGACACGTTTCAAAAAGCGCGGACGTACGCGAAGCTATTGTCGCGGAAAAGTTACTCTGACGAGGAGACCAACTATATTACCCTGTGCGAGTCTGATGATCTCGACGAACAGAATTTCGAGGCGCGAACCCAGGAATTGCAAGATGTTCTAGGATAG
- a CDS encoding M23 family metallopeptidase, with translation MKFLIPMFFGALIVAVINSYSSKLSATRFSSEDLENIETSVPLLEMQWPSFGPISSPFGTRKGGFHYGIDIASDPGTPVYAIAQGKVYWAAKAKGYGNTIILDHPFNLQSTYAHLDKIYVRWGQKVSTGELIGTVGSTGVVTGPHLHFEVRLASKALNPTEVFTPHPGSFLIDNRFERIPEGKKAPEQTKSLPFQPIH, from the coding sequence ATGAAGTTTCTTATCCCTATGTTTTTCGGGGCCTTGATTGTTGCTGTTATCAACTCTTATTCCTCCAAGCTGAGCGCTACCCGATTCTCATCAGAAGACCTGGAAAACATCGAAACTAGTGTGCCACTACTTGAAATGCAATGGCCATCATTTGGGCCAATCTCATCACCCTTCGGGACTCGCAAGGGTGGCTTCCATTATGGTATTGATATCGCGTCAGATCCTGGAACTCCAGTTTACGCGATTGCTCAGGGTAAGGTCTATTGGGCAGCCAAGGCAAAGGGTTATGGCAATACGATAATCTTAGACCACCCGTTTAACCTTCAGTCTACCTATGCTCACCTCGATAAAATCTACGTGCGCTGGGGCCAAAAGGTCTCAACTGGAGAGCTGATCGGCACGGTGGGCTCCACAGGTGTGGTGACAGGACCTCACCTGCACTTCGAAGTGCGTTTAGCCAGCAAAGCTCTCAATCCCACAGAGGTTTTCACACCTCACCCAGGGTCGTTTCTGATTGATAATCGATTTGAGCGTATTCCTGAAGGTAAGAAAGCACCGGAGCAAACGAAGAGCCTGCCGTTTCAACCTATTCATTAG